One stretch of Dokdonia sp. Hel_I_53 DNA includes these proteins:
- a CDS encoding DUF6252 family protein — protein sequence MNLSKFIFVLLPLLIITSCTVDNSGDIVTNRDGQFFASVDGELFTASGARANARFSGGSLSIDGTNSGGNIIFLTIPTFQGEGSYDLSTSASIGTGAYFAVGDDTTYLSIADGGSGSITITEFNSLEGYVSGTFNFTAIQENIDINTQEITTETVVISSGSFTDLNLQGILTEGNTNNTLEAIIDDVAFSANNVAAFDSEMNGVISKTIIANNTNTNQNITITLNGAIAIGTYDLSSTTSSANSTALYTPDITSGGSSYVAQSGGTVTIDSYDDVAGSMSGTFQFVAEDILQQTTETYTITEGSFSVTFQ from the coding sequence ATGAATTTATCCAAATTTATTTTTGTTTTACTTCCATTGCTTATCATTACAAGTTGCACTGTTGATAATAGTGGTGACATAGTGACTAACAGAGATGGTCAATTTTTTGCCTCTGTAGATGGCGAACTCTTTACAGCTAGTGGAGCAAGAGCCAATGCTCGTTTTTCTGGAGGCAGCCTGAGTATTGATGGAACTAATAGTGGCGGAAATATTATATTCCTAACCATCCCAACATTTCAAGGAGAGGGTAGTTATGATCTTTCAACATCAGCTTCGATTGGTACTGGTGCATATTTTGCAGTAGGAGATGACACAACATATCTCTCTATCGCAGATGGAGGTTCTGGGTCAATAACTATTACAGAATTTAATTCTTTAGAGGGCTATGTATCTGGTACTTTTAATTTTACAGCAATACAAGAAAATATTGATATCAATACACAAGAAATCACTACAGAGACCGTAGTAATCTCCAGTGGTAGTTTTACAGATTTAAACCTACAAGGTATTCTTACAGAAGGAAATACTAATAACACTCTCGAAGCAATAATAGATGATGTAGCTTTTAGCGCAAATAATGTTGCAGCTTTTGATTCTGAAATGAACGGCGTAATTAGTAAGACCATCATTGCAAATAATACAAATACAAACCAGAATATCACTATTACCTTAAATGGTGCTATTGCGATTGGAACCTACGATCTCTCATCTACAACCTCTTCTGCAAATTCAACTGCGCTTTACACTCCTGATATAACTAGTGGAGGTAGTTCATATGTAGCTCAATCTGGCGGAACAGTAACCATAGATAGTTATGATGATGTCGCTGGGTCAATGAGTGGTACGTTTCAATTTGTAGCAGAAGATATTTTACAACAAACCACTGAAACATATACTATCACAGAAGGATCATTTTCAGTTACTTTTCAGTAA
- a CDS encoding DUF6252 family protein, with amino-acid sequence MKNFKFPQVLFLVMLFIIGCSSNDDDSTQIADRGEIVATIDGDTFAASGNSVGASLQSGVLNITASNTGADTISISINNFIGEGTFDLSGFTVEGTGIYLPAGDNRFFNTENEGGEGSITITSYTESSGLISGTFEFVAVRSNSSGANEIVTITSGSFNDISVTNS; translated from the coding sequence ATGAAAAATTTTAAATTTCCACAGGTACTATTCCTTGTGATGCTTTTTATTATAGGCTGCTCATCTAATGATGACGATAGCACACAAATAGCTGATCGTGGAGAAATTGTTGCCACCATTGATGGTGATACTTTTGCGGCTTCTGGTAATTCTGTTGGGGCAAGTCTTCAATCTGGTGTACTAAACATAACAGCATCAAATACCGGTGCTGATACTATATCTATCAGTATAAATAATTTTATTGGGGAGGGTACTTTTGACCTTTCTGGATTTACTGTGGAAGGCACAGGAATATATCTTCCAGCTGGCGATAATCGTTTTTTTAATACGGAGAATGAAGGTGGAGAAGGCTCTATAACTATTACCTCTTACACTGAATCTTCTGGTTTAATCTCTGGAACTTTTGAATTTGTTGCAGTAAGAAGTAATTCCTCTGGTGCTAATGAAATTGTAACCATTACAAGTGGTTCTTTTAATGATATTTCAGTCACAAATTCATAA
- a CDS encoding O-methyltransferase, whose product MHFLPEELDDYVVRHSANEPEHLKRLTKETYQKILQPRMLSGPYQGRVLSMISKLLRPISILEIGTFTGYSALCLAEGLKKNGLLHTIDIKEEMVDFQRKHFDSSPYGEVIIQHLGMAIDIIPTINTTFDLVFIDADKSNYINYFNLIIDKMNPEGVILTDNVLWSGKVTKPLKDKDIDTAVLLDYNKMIHEDPRVETVILPIRDGLTISRVFKR is encoded by the coding sequence ATGCATTTTTTACCAGAAGAACTCGATGATTATGTAGTGAGGCACTCGGCAAATGAACCCGAGCATTTGAAAAGACTCACAAAAGAAACTTACCAAAAGATTTTACAACCTAGAATGCTCTCTGGACCTTACCAAGGAAGGGTATTAAGTATGATTTCTAAGCTCCTACGACCTATATCCATTTTAGAAATTGGAACTTTTACAGGCTACAGTGCATTGTGTCTCGCAGAAGGCTTAAAAAAAAATGGTCTTTTACATACCATTGACATTAAAGAGGAAATGGTTGACTTTCAACGGAAGCACTTTGATTCTTCACCTTACGGTGAAGTGATCATACAGCATTTAGGGATGGCAATTGACATCATCCCTACAATTAATACTACTTTTGACTTAGTTTTTATTGATGCAGATAAGTCTAATTATATTAATTATTTTAATTTGATCATTGATAAAATGAATCCTGAAGGTGTTATTCTCACTGATAATGTTTTGTGGAGTGGCAAAGTCACAAAACCTTTAAAAGATAAAGATATAGATACTGCGGTGTTACTAGATTATAACAAAATGATACACGAAGACCCACGTGTGGAGACAGTTATACTTCCTATTCGTGACGGTTTAACTATAAGCAGAGTTTTTAAACGTTAG
- a CDS encoding S8 family peptidase, producing MKRSKMYLAGAILLVTLSCTNEEELTPTDFTEDITIDLQQSSKFLSIDEINKIIDKSFYEKKSFSWDDVATNVLWSAAVHGGNMITIGYGKKNESFHEEKNSRISSIQNEFIQLVQEKEGKTKSTLKVKSDDVLNVIDVEVTLLETVRELRATQNLRYLEPNGYSFYQLKQEKSASQQRSAGCDTNGQALNNNDYRSISPGAKLPWTFDYHNIESAWSQSTGKGVTIGIIDTGLSPNQPLLGSNFGDGASINNRTVEKYGTYIDSAWWWSNNIDGPNDQCGHGTSMASAAVAPRNNDGLPVGVAYDANLVMYRGTADVVLDDYHERKGVSNALKALANRSDVKIISMSIGYPWGIGNVEDAVKYAYSKGKLIFAAGGTSTSLTNWYPVIFPASMSEAIAVTGITDYNGGYRKCDICHDGNEIEFTIVMERDGDDSRNSPVLGFNNGQSDYVGGSSVATATTAGIAALVWSKYPSWSRAQVLNKMRSTSDLYGNTSSNYGYGNLDASAAVQ from the coding sequence ATGAAAAGATCAAAAATGTATCTTGCAGGAGCTATCCTGCTAGTAACTCTTTCTTGTACTAACGAAGAAGAGTTAACCCCTACCGACTTTACAGAAGATATCACAATTGATTTACAACAGTCAAGTAAATTTTTATCAATAGATGAAATAAACAAGATTATTGATAAGTCTTTTTATGAAAAAAAATCTTTTTCGTGGGATGATGTAGCTACTAATGTACTCTGGAGTGCCGCTGTGCATGGAGGTAATATGATAACCATAGGATATGGTAAAAAGAATGAAAGCTTTCATGAGGAAAAAAATTCTCGTATATCCTCTATACAAAATGAATTTATACAACTTGTACAGGAGAAAGAAGGAAAAACAAAATCTACTCTAAAGGTGAAGTCTGATGATGTTCTTAATGTTATTGATGTTGAAGTTACATTACTAGAGACAGTAAGGGAGCTTCGAGCAACTCAAAATTTACGTTATTTAGAACCTAATGGATATTCATTTTACCAATTAAAGCAAGAAAAAAGTGCTTCTCAACAAAGAAGTGCTGGCTGTGATACAAATGGACAGGCCTTAAATAATAATGATTATAGATCAATATCTCCAGGAGCAAAACTTCCTTGGACCTTTGATTATCACAATATTGAATCTGCTTGGTCTCAATCTACAGGTAAAGGTGTTACCATTGGTATTATAGATACCGGATTATCTCCTAATCAACCGTTACTTGGTTCAAATTTTGGGGATGGAGCATCTATAAATAATCGTACAGTAGAAAAATACGGAACATACATCGACTCCGCTTGGTGGTGGTCTAATAATATTGATGGCCCTAACGATCAGTGTGGGCACGGTACGAGCATGGCCTCTGCAGCAGTAGCGCCTAGAAATAATGACGGTCTGCCAGTAGGAGTTGCCTACGATGCAAACCTGGTTATGTATAGAGGAACTGCAGATGTTGTACTAGATGATTACCATGAGCGCAAGGGGGTTTCTAATGCACTAAAGGCACTTGCAAATAGAAGTGATGTAAAAATTATATCCATGTCTATCGGCTACCCTTGGGGTATTGGAAATGTAGAAGATGCTGTTAAGTATGCTTATAGTAAAGGTAAGCTCATATTTGCAGCTGGAGGAACTTCAACGTCATTAACAAATTGGTATCCAGTAATTTTCCCTGCGAGTATGTCTGAGGCTATAGCAGTTACGGGAATTACGGATTATAATGGAGGGTATAGAAAATGTGATATCTGTCACGACGGAAACGAAATAGAATTCACCATTGTTATGGAGCGTGACGGTGATGATAGTAGGAATAGCCCAGTATTAGGTTTTAATAATGGTCAATCTGATTATGTAGGGGGTTCATCTGTAGCGACGGCCACTACCGCGGGTATAGCAGCATTAGTTTGGTCAAAGTATCCCTCTTGGTCTAGAGCACAGGTGTTGAATAAGATGCGTAGTACTTCTGACCTATATGGTAATACAAGTAGCAACTATGGTTACGGAAATTTAGATGCAAGCGCAGCCGTACAATAG
- a CDS encoding twin-arginine translocase TatA/TatE family subunit → MISLPLFISGAEIAFIIFIVIMVFGADKVPEIARGLGKGMRQLKDATNDIKSEITKTAERNDIDLDVTKDIRKEIDKAKEDINDITGPIKRSL, encoded by the coding sequence ATGATATCACTTCCACTTTTTATATCAGGAGCCGAAATCGCTTTTATAATCTTTATAGTGATAATGGTTTTTGGTGCAGATAAAGTCCCAGAAATAGCCCGTGGCTTAGGTAAAGGAATGCGTCAACTAAAAGATGCTACTAATGATATTAAATCTGAGATTACAAAAACTGCAGAGCGTAACGACATTGATCTTGATGTAACTAAAGATATAAGAAAGGAAATTGATAAGGCAAAGGAAGATATTAATGATATCACTGGCCCTATTAAGCGCTCGCTATAA
- a CDS encoding RNA polymerase sigma factor RpoD/SigA, giving the protein MRQLKITKQVTNRETASLDKYLQEIGKVDLITADEEVELAQRIKAGDHRALEQLTKANLRFVVSVSKQYQNQGLTLPDLINEGNLGLIKAAQRFDETRGFKFISYAVWWIRQSILQALAEQSRIVRLPLNKIGSINKINKTYAFLEQANERPPSPEEIAKELDMTISDVKESLKNSGRHVSMDAPLVEGEDSNLYDVLNFGESPNPDRELLQESLRTEIERALETLTPREADVVRLYFGLADQQPMTLEEIGQTFDLTRERVRQIKEKAIRRLKHTSRSKILKTYLG; this is encoded by the coding sequence ATGAGACAGCTTAAAATTACTAAGCAAGTTACTAACCGTGAGACAGCTTCTTTAGACAAATACCTTCAAGAAATAGGAAAAGTAGATCTCATTACTGCAGACGAAGAGGTAGAACTTGCACAACGCATAAAAGCCGGAGATCATCGAGCTTTAGAGCAGCTTACAAAAGCTAACCTACGTTTTGTTGTATCCGTTTCAAAACAGTACCAAAATCAAGGACTTACCTTACCTGATCTTATAAATGAAGGTAATTTAGGGTTGATCAAAGCAGCACAACGATTTGATGAAACGCGAGGTTTTAAATTTATCTCCTACGCCGTATGGTGGATTAGACAATCTATTTTACAAGCCTTAGCTGAGCAGTCTCGTATTGTAAGGTTACCACTCAATAAAATTGGTTCTATTAATAAAATTAATAAAACCTATGCATTTCTTGAACAAGCTAATGAGCGACCTCCCAGTCCTGAGGAAATTGCAAAAGAGCTTGACATGACAATAAGTGACGTAAAAGAATCATTAAAAAATTCTGGAAGACACGTCAGTATGGATGCGCCACTTGTAGAGGGTGAAGATTCTAACCTTTATGATGTATTAAACTTTGGTGAATCTCCAAATCCTGATCGAGAGCTCTTACAGGAATCATTACGAACAGAGATTGAGAGAGCGCTAGAGACTTTAACTCCACGAGAGGCAGATGTTGTACGTTTATATTTTGGACTTGCAGATCAACAACCTATGACGTTAGAAGAGATAGGTCAAACCTTTGACCTTACCCGTGAAAGAGTAAGACAGATTAAAGAAAAAGCAATACGTAGATTAAAACACACCTCACGCAGTAAAATATTAAAGACTTATTTAGGTTAA
- the rpe gene encoding ribulose-phosphate 3-epimerase gives MSSKMIAPSILAADFANLQRDIEIINKSDADWFHIDIMDGVFVPNISFGAPVLKAIKKYATKTIDVHLMIVDPDRYVDTFAELGANILTVHYEACPHLHRTIQAIKSAGMKAGVALNPHTNVNHLENIIHDIDLVCVMSVNPGFGGQHFIENTYNKVKSLKALIKNKNADTLIEVDGGVTDQNAQKLFNAGADVLVAGSFVFNANNPSEAISSLKYSD, from the coding sequence ATGAGTTCAAAAATGATTGCGCCTTCCATACTCGCAGCAGATTTTGCAAATTTACAGCGAGACATTGAGATCATCAATAAAAGTGATGCAGACTGGTTTCACATTGATATTATGGATGGAGTTTTTGTACCTAATATCTCTTTTGGTGCACCCGTTCTTAAAGCTATTAAAAAATACGCTACAAAAACCATCGATGTACATTTAATGATTGTAGATCCAGATCGTTATGTTGATACTTTTGCAGAACTTGGCGCAAATATTTTAACCGTACATTATGAAGCGTGCCCACACCTACACAGGACAATTCAAGCAATTAAATCTGCTGGAATGAAGGCTGGAGTGGCACTTAACCCGCACACAAATGTTAACCATTTGGAAAATATTATTCATGATATAGATCTCGTTTGTGTGATGAGTGTAAACCCTGGATTTGGTGGGCAACATTTTATAGAAAACACCTATAATAAGGTAAAATCTCTCAAAGCACTTATTAAAAATAAGAATGCTGATACTCTAATAGAAGTTGACGGGGGTGTTACTGATCAAAATGCCCAAAAGTTATTTAATGCGGGAGCTGATGTATTAGTCGCTGGAAGCTTTGTTTTTAACGCAAACAACCCCTCTGAAGCGATCTCCTCCTTAAAATATTCAGATTAA
- a CDS encoding Bax inhibitor-1 family protein has protein sequence MEEFQSQIVPVSSLAEDRRVDFYKKTYTHVALAVLLFIVTEYLFFQSPIIVNFAISLTGGWSWLLLLGGFMIVTNYAEGLALKSRDRNTHYVALGIYVIAEAFIFVPLLLMAFTMVDGVEILQKAAVMTISLFAGLSAVVILTKKDFSFLRAGLTLGFFIAIGLMIAGTIFGFDLGLWFSVAMVALAAGSILYTTSNMVHKYKEEQYVAAALGLFASLMLLFWYILRIFMSRD, from the coding sequence ATGGAAGAATTTCAATCCCAAATTGTACCAGTAAGTTCACTAGCTGAGGATCGACGTGTTGATTTTTATAAGAAGACATACACACATGTTGCATTAGCCGTATTATTATTTATTGTCACTGAATATTTATTTTTTCAATCTCCTATTATAGTAAATTTTGCTATTTCTCTTACAGGTGGATGGAGCTGGCTGCTATTATTAGGCGGCTTTATGATTGTGACTAATTATGCCGAGGGACTTGCGCTAAAGTCTAGAGATCGTAATACGCATTATGTAGCTCTTGGCATTTATGTAATAGCAGAGGCATTTATATTTGTACCTTTATTACTTATGGCATTTACTATGGTAGATGGCGTTGAAATCTTGCAAAAGGCAGCAGTTATGACAATCTCACTTTTTGCGGGTCTTTCTGCAGTAGTAATACTTACAAAAAAAGACTTTTCATTTTTAAGAGCGGGGCTCACCCTAGGCTTTTTTATCGCAATAGGATTGATGATCGCAGGGACTATTTTTGGATTTGACTTAGGATTGTGGTTTAGTGTGGCAATGGTTGCTTTGGCAGCTGGATCCATCCTGTATACGACATCTAATATGGTACATAAATACAAAGAAGAACAATATGTAGCAGCTGCACTCGGATTATTTGCTTCTTTAATGCTGCTTTTTTGGTATATATTGAGAATATTTATGTCTAGGGATTAA
- a CDS encoding DUF4331 family protein, whose translation MKKLPKILIAGALVLGVGALIAADHLDAPAVGGSTADITDYFAFESTENANNTVFVANVQSSLAGTDATFDENVLIEFNIDNDGDLIEDRVIQAIPRDGNMYFFGPYEISTPGLNSTVDESQFIGFVEISTGATPIVTTTNNGSKLFAGPRQDPFFFDFTTYNAVIGADPGDFTGTTGPNGGFKTADNATDSFDGTNVLSIVIEVPNQSLGETFAHPAGTNVQVWNTWVEAKVKQ comes from the coding sequence ATGAAAAAATTACCTAAGATTTTAATTGCTGGAGCTTTAGTACTAGGAGTTGGTGCATTAATTGCAGCCGATCACCTCGATGCTCCTGCCGTAGGCGGATCGACCGCAGACATTACAGATTATTTTGCTTTTGAAAGTACAGAAAACGCAAATAACACCGTTTTTGTAGCCAATGTGCAAAGCTCACTTGCTGGCACTGATGCCACTTTTGATGAAAACGTTTTAATTGAATTTAACATCGATAATGATGGAGATTTAATAGAAGATAGAGTTATTCAAGCAATTCCTCGTGATGGAAATATGTATTTCTTTGGACCTTACGAGATTTCTACTCCCGGACTTAATAGTACAGTAGACGAATCTCAATTTATAGGATTTGTAGAAATTAGTACTGGAGCAACTCCTATTGTAACTACCACTAATAATGGAAGTAAATTATTTGCTGGCCCTAGACAAGATCCTTTCTTCTTTGATTTTACAACCTATAATGCTGTAATAGGTGCAGATCCTGGAGATTTCACTGGAACAACTGGACCTAATGGCGGTTTTAAAACAGCAGATAATGCTACAGACAGTTTTGACGGGACTAACGTATTATCAATAGTAATTGAAGTTCCAAACCAATCTTTAGGAGAAACTTTTGCGCACCCAGCTGGAACCAATGTCCAAGTGTGGAATACGTGGGTTGAAGCTAAGGTGAAACAATAA
- a CDS encoding DUF4331 family protein, with amino-acid sequence MKLHTLKYLLAGIILTGFASCGNDDDFTIPEVSVEFTGTYAQQDQMGRAAINTVLGGSSADKNEFNVTIPSNMVANFQQDFLQKAVDLHGAFGVEYETNILNLDAPALTTILAQDVLQVAPEGVTTYYDGANVLTGRQLTDDVVDVSLILLFGGMNGDRFNGQDTDNDGNPDLPILVTDNVSYTGDAPSATFPYLQSPE; translated from the coding sequence ATGAAATTACATACACTTAAATATTTACTAGCAGGTATCATTCTAACTGGATTTGCATCTTGCGGTAACGACGACGATTTTACAATACCAGAAGTTTCAGTAGAATTTACTGGAACTTACGCTCAACAAGATCAAATGGGACGTGCAGCTATTAATACGGTTCTAGGAGGTTCTAGTGCAGATAAGAATGAATTTAATGTAACTATACCATCAAATATGGTCGCAAACTTTCAACAAGATTTTTTACAAAAAGCTGTTGATTTACATGGCGCTTTTGGTGTAGAATATGAGACAAATATTCTAAACCTTGATGCTCCTGCATTGACAACTATCTTAGCTCAAGATGTGTTACAAGTGGCTCCAGAAGGTGTAACTACTTATTACGATGGAGCAAATGTATTGACCGGAAGACAACTTACTGACGATGTTGTAGATGTATCTTTAATATTACTTTTCGGAGGAATGAATGGAGATAGGTTTAATGGTCAAGATACTGATAATGATGGTAATCCTGATTTACCTATATTAGTTACTGATAATGTAAGTTATACAGGAGACGCTCCTAGTGCAACTTTTCCATATCTACAAAGTCCAGAGTAA
- a CDS encoding tetratricopeptide repeat protein, with amino-acid sequence MKYYFLNILAIALLLSCSNEQQVHNPEDYNQYLTSDNKNSIAKSVEELAFWNKRIKEDSLQLIDLSKSAGVQSRIFQENADIEQLKKAEKNLTRASKIAAVGKDTYLLSLAQNYITQHKFKEAKIVVDSARVAAGGDTPSVNLVAYDVAMELGNYNQAQKYLQKETDFSDYNYLIRLAKWEDYQGNLDKTIQHMENAKLIAESGKKKDLLIWVYTNLADYYGHDGRIHDAYAHYLKALEINPSNAYAKKGIAWIAYAYDNDPKEAIRIINSIEPQTMSPDLGLLKAEIFEYMGDEIKSKELTDQFIKASSDPRYGDMYNAYHIEILSSNEQTAARAVAIAKREIKNRATPETYDLLSYAYLSNGDPERALEIQSNHVIGKTYEPVAQLHLAQIYKELGIANKVVPLKNELLEASFELGPVITNTVKKL; translated from the coding sequence ATGAAATATTATTTTCTAAATATTCTGGCAATTGCACTTTTACTGTCATGCTCAAATGAACAGCAAGTGCACAACCCTGAAGATTATAATCAATACTTGACGTCAGATAATAAAAATTCAATTGCAAAATCAGTAGAAGAACTTGCATTTTGGAATAAACGCATTAAAGAAGATAGTCTGCAACTCATTGATTTATCAAAAAGTGCAGGTGTTCAAAGTCGTATCTTCCAAGAAAATGCAGATATAGAACAACTCAAAAAAGCAGAAAAAAACCTAACTAGAGCATCAAAAATTGCAGCAGTAGGGAAAGACACTTACCTACTCTCTCTAGCTCAGAATTATATAACTCAACACAAATTTAAGGAAGCAAAAATTGTGGTAGATAGTGCACGTGTAGCAGCAGGTGGAGACACACCTTCCGTAAACCTAGTTGCATATGATGTTGCAATGGAGTTAGGCAATTATAACCAAGCGCAGAAGTATCTCCAAAAGGAAACTGACTTTTCAGATTACAATTATTTAATAAGATTAGCAAAATGGGAAGATTATCAAGGAAATCTTGATAAAACAATCCAACATATGGAAAATGCTAAACTTATTGCAGAAAGTGGAAAAAAGAAAGATCTCCTTATTTGGGTATATACAAACTTAGCAGATTACTATGGGCATGATGGCCGTATTCATGATGCTTACGCACATTATCTAAAGGCCTTAGAGATAAACCCAAGTAATGCCTACGCTAAAAAAGGAATCGCCTGGATAGCTTATGCGTATGATAATGACCCAAAAGAAGCGATCAGAATTATAAATTCTATAGAACCCCAAACGATGAGCCCAGACTTAGGTTTACTTAAAGCTGAAATTTTTGAATATATGGGTGACGAAATAAAAAGTAAAGAGCTTACAGATCAATTTATAAAAGCGTCGAGCGACCCTAGGTATGGCGATATGTATAATGCGTATCACATCGAAATCTTGTCGAGTAATGAACAGACAGCTGCTCGTGCGGTGGCTATTGCAAAACGTGAAATCAAGAATAGAGCAACTCCAGAGACGTATGATTTGCTTTCCTATGCCTACTTAAGTAATGGTGATCCAGAGAGAGCACTAGAAATACAATCTAATCATGTAATTGGAAAAACATATGAACCTGTCGCTCAATTACATCTTGCACAAATTTATAAGGAGCTCGGTATTGCTAATAAGGTAGTTCCTCTTAAAAATGAATTACTGGAAGCCTCTTTTGAACTAGGGCCAGTAATAACAAATACTGTTAAAAAATTATAA
- a CDS encoding anti-sigma factor: MKDENTYIDSGVLELFVYGTLPEDEMVKVAHEVLENKTLLDEVVSIEGALMQLSSAAAPYKPKFKNLNISFEKDEDVIPLSRKRTPITSYLGWAAALVLLFGLAYVYTEKSELENRIVDTERELLLQEGKTLVAEENLEQTKSLLDVVRARNVISIPLAGQEIAPEAYASVFWDKENNKAYIDVKGLPEPPEGKVYQVWSLTLEPLTPTSLGVLNEFDTQGSQLFEFSNPNSSEAFGITLEPAGGSVSPTLEQLYTLGVVQTS, from the coding sequence GTGAAAGATGAAAACACATATATAGATTCAGGGGTTTTAGAACTTTTTGTTTATGGAACTCTCCCAGAAGACGAGATGGTAAAGGTTGCTCATGAAGTACTTGAAAATAAAACTCTTCTCGATGAAGTTGTTTCAATAGAAGGTGCACTGATGCAGCTTTCAAGTGCTGCAGCACCGTATAAACCAAAATTTAAAAATCTAAACATCTCCTTTGAGAAGGATGAAGATGTAATACCGCTTTCGCGAAAGCGAACACCTATTACTTCCTACCTTGGATGGGCAGCGGCATTGGTATTACTCTTTGGGTTAGCATATGTTTACACAGAAAAATCCGAACTTGAAAACCGTATTGTTGATACAGAACGAGAGCTCTTGTTACAAGAAGGTAAAACGCTAGTTGCTGAAGAAAATTTAGAGCAAACAAAATCGTTGCTTGATGTCGTTCGTGCTCGGAATGTAATTTCTATACCGCTAGCAGGACAAGAAATTGCACCCGAAGCATATGCCTCTGTTTTTTGGGATAAAGAAAATAATAAAGCCTATATAGATGTAAAAGGTTTGCCAGAGCCGCCAGAGGGAAAAGTGTATCAAGTATGGTCGCTCACTCTTGAGCCTTTAACACCCACGAGTTTAGGTGTATTAAATGAATTCGATACCCAGGGTAGTCAGCTATTTGAATTTAGCAACCCAAATAGTTCAGAAGCTTTTGGAATTACTCTAGAACCAGCAGGTGGTAGTGTATCACCTACGCTAGAGCAATTGTATACGCTAGGTGTTGTGCAAACTTCTTAA
- a CDS encoding RNA polymerase sigma factor, which produces MMTQPDLLIAQFLEKDAVAFEKIYDLYSESLFGVINSVVHDKEVAEEVLQDTFVKIWEKSGKYDPSKGRFFTWMLNIARNGAIDKTRSKAFKNQKKNHTSEYFVDILEAKGSFTTSVDAIGLKKYIEALEPLCKKVIHFLFFKGYTQKETAEELAIPLGTVKTRNRICINKLREIVGVS; this is translated from the coding sequence ATGATGACACAACCAGACCTACTTATTGCACAGTTTCTCGAAAAAGATGCTGTTGCTTTCGAAAAAATATACGATCTCTACAGCGAGAGCCTCTTTGGCGTTATAAATAGCGTAGTGCACGACAAAGAAGTCGCAGAAGAAGTTTTACAAGATACTTTTGTAAAGATCTGGGAGAAATCTGGAAAATATGATCCTTCAAAAGGAAGGTTTTTCACATGGATGCTCAATATAGCTCGTAATGGAGCTATAGATAAGACTAGGTCTAAGGCATTTAAAAACCAAAAAAAGAACCATACCTCAGAATACTTCGTAGATATTCTCGAAGCAAAGGGAAGTTTTACTACTTCAGTAGATGCCATAGGTCTCAAAAAATATATTGAAGCGCTTGAACCACTTTGCAAAAAAGTTATTCATTTCTTATTTTTTAAAGGGTACACCCAAAAGGAAACTGCTGAAGAATTAGCAATACCATTAGGAACTGTAAAAACTAGAAATAGAATATGTATTAATAAACTAAGAGAAATAGTAGGAGTATCGTGA